Below is a genomic region from Lentimicrobium sp. L6.
AGTTGAATTTAATTCTGGAGTTTTTTTCAATGGTATTCATTGCTGCAATACTAGAACCATCGTAACCACGCAATCACACAACCACCCAACCACCCAACCACATATTTCCTAGATAGGTTTAGTCTCACACTAAACAGCCTCAATTCAGGAGGGTTGCACTACTCGCTTCAAGCAACTCTTAACTATACTTACCATTCCACGCAAAGAAAACGCAAAGAAAAAGGGCAAAGCACGCAGAAGAAAATAGAGCAAATTGCTAATTGGAACCCCAACATTAAACTTTGAATCTGGAACTTTGAACATTAAAGAAATCAAAAGACTCACCAACTCACCCCATCGCAACTACGCAACCACGCAATTCCATCTCCAACTCTCCCTTTCGCCCCATCGCAATCACGTAACCACGCAACCACGCAACCACTGGTTCATGCTCGCCATTCTCCTTTCTTTTCCTATTTTTGCAAAAAACAATCTCATGAAACAAATTCTTACTTGGAGCTTGATACTCGTATTTCTCATTGGCTCATTCAACTCCTTTGCTCAAAAACCTGACACGGTCAGTATTATTGGTGTAGGAGATGTCATGCTAGGAACGGCATATCCTCTTGCTAAATACCTTCCTCCAAATGACGATTGTTCTCCGCTACTTTCTGAGGTTAAAGGAATATTACAAGATGCAGATGTTACCTTTGGGAATCTTGAAGGTTGTTTTTTAAACGAAGGTCCAACCACTAAAAACTGCAAAGACACCTTAAAATGTTATGCTTTCAGAATGCCAGATCGCTATGCTCCTTGCTTATCGGATGCTGGTTTTACGGTGATGAGCTTGGCCAATAATCACTCTGGTGATTTCGGAATGAAAGCCAGAAAAAATACCATGAGACTCCTCGATTCTGTAGGGATTCATTATGGAGGATTGGAGATAAAACCTACTGCTGAGTTCGAGATTGATGGCGTGAAATATGGCTTTGTCGCATTTGCTCCCATTAGAGCAACCCTAGATATGTTAAACCTGAGGATGGCTTCGGAAAAAGTAGCCGACTTAAAATCTAGAAACGACATTGTTATTGTATCTTTTCATGGTGGAGCAGAAGGACGAGAGCACGAGCATGTAACCCGAGAAACAGAGGAGTTTTATGGAGAAGACCGAGGCAATGTATATGAGTTTGCCCACCTCATGGTAGATGCAGGTGCCGATATCATTTTTGGTCATGGTCCACACGTTGCCAGAGCTATAGAAGTATATAAAGACCGATTTATTGCTTATAGTCTTGGCAATTTCTGTACCTATGCTCGCTTTAATCTTAGTGGCCCCAATGGTTTGGCTCCTATTGTCAAAGTCTATACCAATACCGAAGGAGAATTCTTGCATGGCAAGATTTTCTCTGCCCAACAAATTGGAGAAGGTGGAGCTACCTTAGATTCTCGTAATCGTGCTGTTAAGAAATTACAGACTCTTACACAGCAAGATTTTCCAGAGGGGAAATTGAATATTTTGGATGATGGGTCTGTATTGTTGAAATAAGTTTTAAATTAAAAGACGTAAACTAAAGGATGATAGCCCCATAGGGGATAGCGTCCTTGGTTCCTTGAAAAATCATTAGGGACTAAACACTTTCATACAAATAAACAGCCATAGGTCGGCACCAAAACTATTTTCCAAACAAGCTTTTTCTAGCCGACCCAAACAACATGAGAAAATCATTTCCGTGCGTTGAAACCCATGGAATTTTAATTAGAGCCTGAGATTATACTGTTAAATACCTTAGGTATTATTAAAATGGATAAACCCAAATCCAAAGAAACAAGCAAATGAGTTCCCAATTTTAATCCGTGAGAACCCGTCTAATCAGCGTTCATTCGCATTTAGCCTGACCGTAGCGTCAAGGGCTCCTATTCTATTGAGCAACCAATTCAGCCGTTTTGCCCCAAACTCTAAAGGGAGGCTGCTAAACACTGAATAAAGTTGTAAACTTGATCGCAGCAATACGGGTCCCCCTTGTGAGCCAGCGAACAAGCATTCGTGTAAATCCAAGTATATCACGTCATACAATTCATTCGTGCACCTGTCTAGCCTGCCTTGCTGCGAAGTCAGACAGGCTGCGTAGCCAGATAGATTAGTGGCAACTTTCTTTTACGAGCTGTGCGAGTATCATCCGCGTAAATTCAATTTATCCGCGCAAATTAGCGGACCTCTTTTTTTGAGCTAACAAGCACTCATGTAAATCCCAACATATCATGTCATATAATTATTCGTGAATTAGTGGCAACTTATGGTTCAAAGTTAAATTTGAGTATACCTAGAAGATTAGGATTACAAAACGAGTTGGAGAGCTGGCGAAGGCAAATCCTCCGAAGGCTCTAGCACATCACGCTATGCCCTCGGAGGATTGAGGATCGGTTCTATCATAGTCAAGTATACGCGGAAATATTCTCCGTCGCTTAAAACCTAGCAACTTGCTCAGCCGGAAATCCCTTCCTGCGTTTACCTATATTTCCATTATCACCGCTTACCTTTCTGTTTGGTAACTCACCACCAACGTGCGATTCTTTAACATTATTCTACATCACTATCATGGCGCTTCACTTCGTTTCGCACCATGCTAGCATAAGTCGCCCCTTCAGGGCTTTTGTGTTGTGTTTCAGATTGCATGCCAAACAGAACGACCATGTTGGGGTATAATCCACTATAATTAACGTTTTAACCCTGACAATAGCGGTTCCTCGTTAAAGCGAGCCAGCGAGCACCATTCGTGGAAATCCAAGTATATCACGTCATACAATTCATTTGTGCATTAGTGGCAACTTTCTTTTACGAGCTGTGCGAGTATCATCCGCGTAAATTAGCGGACCTCTTTTTTTGAGGGAACAAGCATTCGTGTAAATCCTAATCATTCACATTCCATCATCCATTTGTGAATTCGTGGCAACAAGTACCTCTTTAATTCGCGAAAATTCGCGTTTAGCCTGACCGTAGCGTCAAGGGTTCTTCTTCTATTGAGTAATCAATTCAGCAGTTTTGCCCCAAACCCTAAAGGGAGCCTGCTGAACACTGACCAAAATAAATAATCTTGACCACCGAATTAGAGATTCCCCCTTGTGAGCTAACGAACAAGAATTCGTGTTAATCCCAACATTTCCAATCTTCCCATTCATTCGTGCATTAGTGGCCATTCTATAACAAGCAATAATTCAATTAAAATCCGTGATAATTCGCCCAATCAGCGTTCATTCGTGTTCCTCTTCTTTTTACGAGACGGCAAACAACTTGAATCCAAACTATCACCCAGCAAGTGCATTCCTCCGACAAAACAACCTAAAACAAAACTAGCACCATCTAATATTAATCAATATACAAACTTAACAAACCCATCACAACACACTGATTACAGGAATCTTCTGTTAAATTAAGTTAAGCCCTGTTAAGAGTGAAATTTTCTTCAAGAAAGCCACATTAATTTTTTTAAATTTGTGCGTTTTATTATATGTACCTAAAATAAATAATGGCTTCATTTCAAACAGCTGAAAGGCATTCTGCAAAAGTAATCACCGATAATGTGCTACATCAAAGGCATATGATAGCCTACGACCAAGCTGCTCAACTCGTGAGTGGACATATTTTGGAAGTAGGATGTGGCGAAGGTTACGGAATGGAACTTTTGGCGCCAAAAGCAACTAAATATATGGCTATCGATAAGTATAATACACCTATCGATCCCCAACTTCCTGATTTCTCAAAAATCACCTTTCAACAAATGAATGTTCCTCCTTTCGATGGAATAGAAGACAATACCTTCGATTTTATTGTTAGCTTTCAGGTGATTGAACATATTGAAGATGATGATTTCTTCAGCAGAGAACTCTTCAGGGTTTTAAAACCTGGGGGAAAACTCATTCTAACTACTCCAAATATCAAGATGTCTTTAACGAGAAACCCTTGGCATATTCGGGAGTATAAACCAGAGGAGCTTTTTGACTTGCTTAATGGCATATTTCACAAAGTGGAAATGAAAGGCATATTTGGGAATGAAAAAGTAATGGAATATTACGAAGCCAATAAAAAATCGGTGAGGAAATTCACACGCTTCGATGTCCTCAATTTGCAATATAAATTACCTCGTAGTATTCTTCAAATCCCCTATGATATTTTAAATAGGATGAATAGAAAGAAGCTACACAAAGGTAATACTGGCCTTAGTACTACGGTAAAACTAAACGATTATTATTTAGCCGATGCCAACGACCAATGCCTCGATTTGTTTATGATTGCTCAGAAAAAAGAAGATTAAGAATTACAAAATAAAAAACTATGACCCTCAATTACAAAAAGTTCAACAACATCATTGGTTGGGTAATATTCGCCATTGCCACTGTTGTTTATGTATTGACACTAGAGCCTACTACCAGTTGGTGGGATTGTGGAGAATATATTTCAACAGCCTATAAGCTAGAAGTAGGACACCCTCCTGGGGCACCCTTCTTTCAATTATTGGGCCGCTTTTTTACCCTTTTTGCTTTTGGAAACACACAGTATGTGGCTTATATGATTAACCTCATGTCGGCTCTTTCTAGTAGTTTTACTATTTTGCTTTTATACTGGACTATCACTCGTTTTGCTCGCAAACTAACCAGTGGCGAAATGACTGATAATAAAGCTTATGCAATCTTCGCTTCTGGTATTATTGGTGCTTTAGCTTTTACTTTTACCGATTCATTCTGGTTCTCAGCTGTTGAAGGTGAAGTTTATGCCATGTCCAGTTTATTTACCGCTGTAGTATTTTGGGCCATATTAAAATGGGAAGAAGTTTCGGATACACCTTATGCTTATCGTTGGTTGATTTTAATCGCCTATATGGTGGGATTATCTATTGGAGTTCACTTATTGAACTTGTTGGCTATCCCTGCTATTACCTACGTAGTTTATTTCAAGAAATATAAAAAAGTTGACCTCAAAGGTTTTGTTTTAGCTGGTTTGATTGGAGTTATCATTCTCTCCTTTATCATGTATTTAATTATTCCGATGACGGTAAAAATGGCCGGAAGCTTCGAGCTTTTCTTTGTCAACTCCATAGGTTTACCATTTAACTCTGGTTCTTTTATATTCATCATCACACTTATAGCTGCCATTGCTTGGGCATGGATGTTTACTTATAAGAGAAGATACCAAATTGCTCATATTGCAGTTATTGGCTTAACTTTCATTATGATTGGCTATTCTTCTTTCTTTATTTTGGCCATTCGTGCCAATGCCAATCCTCCAATTAATGAAAACGATCCTAAAGATGCCATTAGTTTATTATCTTATTTATTGCGTGAGCAGTATGGTTCTTGGCCTTTAGGACACGGGCAATATTATAATGCCGATGTTACCGAATGGAAAGACGGAACACCAGTTTATGTTAGAGATGAGAATACCGGAAAATATGTGATTACTGATAAAAGAGAGCAATCAGAGCCTCAGTATAATCCAGAATTATCTTCTGTTTTTCCAAGAATGTGGAGCAATACCAAGCCTGAGCACATCAGCATCTACAAAAACTATTTAACTTCCAAAGGAAGAGCGGTAAGAGTGATGGGAGCCGATGGACAAGAGAAGATAGAATATAAACCAAGCTTTGGCGATAACCTCCGCTTCTTCTTCCAGTATCAACTTGGTCATTCCTATTTCCGTTACTTTATGTGGAATTTTGTCGGTCGTCAGAATGATATTGAGTCACAACCCAATATCAGGAATGGGAATTGGATAAGTGGAATAGAATTCATCGACGCTATGCGATTGGGTAATCAAAGCGAATTACCATTTGCGGCTCAAAATCCTGCTCGTAATACTTTCTATTTCCTACCGCTCATTTTAGGATTGATAGGATTCATCTTCCATTTCAATAAAAACATGAAAGACTTTTGGGTGGTATTCCTGCTCTTTGTGATGACTGGTATTGCCATTATCGTCTACCTCAATGTAACGCCATATCAGCCTAGAGAAAGGGATTATGCCTATGTGGGCTCCTATTATGCCTTTGCAATTTGGATTGGACTGGGAGTTTTTGCACTCATAGATGCCTTGAGCAAGAAAATGAATATGAGGATGGCTACGGCTGGAGTATTTGCTGTCACCTTGGTGGCTGTTCCTGGATTATTAGCCAGCGAAGGTTGGGACGATCACGACAGAAGTGGAAAAACTACAGCAAGAGATTTTGCCATCAACTATTTAGAATCCTGTGAACCCAATGCTATTCTTTTTGTGAATGGTGACAATGATACTTTCCCACTTTGGTATATTCAAGAAGTAGAAGGCATCAGAACAGACATTAGAGTGGTGAACTATATGCTTTCTTCGGGACCTTGGTATGTTCACCAATTACAAAGAAAGATTTATGATTCAGAGAAAGTTCCGCTTTCTATTGAGCCAGAAAAATATAATAAAGGCGTCAATTCCTATGTACCTATTTATCCTAAAGTGGAAGGCACCTTTGAGCTCAGACAAATAGTTGATTTCATTAAGAGTGACGATCCGTCTACTAAATTAGGAACACAGCGAGGAGACAAAATGAATTATATCCCTACTCGAAAAGTGAAACTAACATTGGACAAGGAATATCTGATCAATGCAGGTCTAGTTCCTGCTGATAAAGTTGATGAGGTACCAGAAGCACTGGAGTGGAACTTAAGCGGAAGCGCCATCTATAAAAACGATTTAATGTTACTGGACCTCATAGCCACTAATAACTGGGAAAGACCAATATATTTCGCCAATCCAAATGCAGTAAGAAAGGTTCTTGGCCTTGGTGATTATATGCATTTAGAAGGATTTGTTTATCGTTTATTGCCTTATAAAGCCGATGGTTTAATCAAAGGCATGGGTGGTGTTAATGCTGAAAAAGCTTATGACTTATTGGTCAACAAAGCCAATTGGGGTAATCTTTATAAAGACGATGTAACTATTGATAGAGAAAGCTCTAGAAACAGTGGTATCCCTAAAAACAACTTCCTCAGAGTGGCTGAAGTATTGATAGAACAAGGTAAGATGGAAAAAGCCATTAAGGCATTAGATACTTATCAAAAAAACTATCCACACCACAAGGTAAATTACGATATGTATATGTTACCCTATGCCGAGGCTTATTATAAAGCTGGAGCTATTGAAAAAGGGAATGAGGTAGTAGAGATTTTATATGATTATTTTGTGGATGAATTGAATTATATCAATTCATTAAGTCCAGAGTATAAAAAGCTATTATTGCAGGATCAACAAACAGCTTTAGGTGTTTTACAACGTATGGCACAATCCACTCGTCAGTATAAACAACTAGATATAAGCACCAAAATAGACAGTACATTTAAAGAAGAGATTAATTTTTATTAGTCCTCTTACCTATGATATTTGAAAGGCTACCATTTTGGTGGCCTTTTTTTCAGCCATAACAAGGTATGCCAAAGTCCTACCAAAGTTGTCTGCAGTTAATTTTCAAAAGGCTTTGGTAAGGCTTTTGTATATATTTGGTAGCAAAAAACAAGGAGAATATTGCTAAACTCACATATCCTCTACTCTGTATTTCCAAAACCCTCTATATCCTCTTCGAAAAAGATATTCTATCCAAAAACCCTCTATATCCTCTTCAAAAGGGCATATGGCTACATTTTTATAGCATACTTTTTAAGACATCTTAATCAACAAGATTTAAAAACCACTAACTGTAAGTCATTCACGGTTCGCTAACAATACCGTCCAAAGCAAGTTTCCTATTAAAAAAGATTCTTCACTTCAATGCATTTCGTTCAGAAATACAGCGTATTATAAGGTGATAGAGAGGAAGAAGGGGCTTGCTTTTTGCAATGTCAAAAGCAAGCCCCTTCTTCCTGTTCTTTGCCAAAACACCGTCATTTCAATGCGTAGCGAGAAATCTCTATTAATCAATAGGACACTATTGATTCGCTAATAATTGTTCGTTTTTCACTGTTTACTATTAAATTCAAAAAAAACTTTCTCCTCCACTATTCCATCTTTTCTTTATACTTTTGCAATCCAATAAAAATAAGACAAATGGCACAACAAAAACCCAGCATACCTAAAGGAACTAGAGATTTCAATCCGAATGAAATGGCTCGTCGTAACTATATCTTCGACACTATTAGAAAGCATTTTAAACGTTATGGATTTAGTGCCATTGAAACTCCAGCTATGGAGAACTTGTCTACCTTAATGGGTAAATATGGAGAGGAGGGTGATAAATTATTATTCAAGATTTTAAATTCGGGTGACTTCCTCTCGAAAGTTTCTGAGGATCAGTTGAACAAGAGAAACAGCAATAAACTCACTACTAAAATTAGTGAAAAAGGATTACGTTATGATTTAACAGTGCCTTTTGCTCGCTTTGTAGTGCAGCACCGCAATGAGCTCACCTTCCCTTTCAAACGCTACCAAATACAACCTGTTTGGCGTGCCGATCGTCCTCAAAAAGGCCGTTACCGTGAGTTTTATCAGTGCGATGCTGATATGATTGGAAGCACTTCTCTGCTCAATGAAGTGGATTTGGTTTCACTTATTGATGATGTATTTCAAGATTTAAAGATTAATGTTTCTATTAAACTAAACAATCGTAAAATCTTAAGCGGAATAGCCGAATTTGTAGGTGAAGCTGACAAAATCATTGACATCACTGTAGCTATTGACAAATTAGACAAAGTAGGTTTAGAAGGCGTAAATAAGGAAATGGAAGTCAAAGGAGTATCCCCTAAAGCCATAGAACAATTACAACCCATCATCAATTTATCGGGTACCAACGCTGAAAAACTCCAAAAACTAAAAGAGCTTTTAGCCAGTAGCGAAATCGGAGTAAAAGGAGTAGAAGAAATGACTACTGTTTTAGACTACCTGGAAGGATTAGAAGTAAAAAACGAAGTAGAACTAGACCTCACTCTAGCTCGTGGACTAAACTATTATACCGGAACCATATTCGAAGTAAAAGCCTTAGATGTTGCCATTGGAAGCATTACTGGAGGAGGTCGCTATGATGACCTTACGGGTATCTTTGGAATGCCCGATGTTAGTGGTGTTGGAATCTCATTTGGTGCTGACAGAATCTATGATGTATTAAACGAATTAGACTTATATCCTGAACATACTGAGGATTCTGTTCAGGTATTCTTTGTGAACTTCGGTAGTGATGAAGAGAAATACTGTCTTCCATTAGTTTCTAAACTTCGCAAAAATGGCATCAATGCCGAACTCTATCCTAGCTCAGCTAAAATGAAGAAGCAGATGAAATATGCCAATGATAAAAATGTTCCTTTTGTAGTGATGATTGGTGGAGACGAAATGGAAAAAAATGTCCTATCAGTTAAAAACATGGAAACTGGTGAACAGTGCAATATGACCATGGAAGAACTTATTAAACTAGCCAGCAAATAACCTCAAATCCTCGAGTTACCAAGATTAATGGTCTAAACTACTTTTAATTCCAGATAGGTGGAAAAACATGAATTCATCTATTTCGGAATCACTTTGTATCTCTTTTACAAACTGTTCTATTCTTTCCGTTTCAGAAGATCCTATATCCGTATGTTTATCCATAGCGAAAGCGGCAGAGTAGGCATCCGAATCTTTTCTTTGACTCCAATTCTTACTAAATAACATTAACTGATCGTCACTTTGTAATTGTACATGATGAACCTTTAACTGTTGCTGAGCATCTGATTCCATAGTCATAGAAGCGGGTTTGAAATTCCAAACTTTGGTATTTCTAAGCAATTCTGTTTGAACACCAATATTTACGAATTCCAGCTCTAGTTTCTTGGTATCTAAACATGAAAAGTACATCTGTATACCTCCAAAATCAGCTTCCTCCGAAAAAGGCCCATCCACCTTATTGATAAAAAATCTCATAAATGACTCTACATTAGAATATTTCTTATCAAAATATACATTATTAAGCATATTATAAAGGTACATGCTAGTGAAGGCTCCTTTAATCTGCTTTTGTTCAATGTTTACTATGGCCCAATATAGTTTATTACCCAGTTTATGTCCCCATAGGAAGGAGTTCTGAATAGGCTTTTCTGAATAGGATTTATAATAAACATGTTTAAATATTTTATCCAAATCAGAAGAGTCATTAAAGAAACTATCTTGAAGTGATCTTGCAAACGCTAACTCTTTTGAAGTATTGGTTTCAAATTCCTTCAACTTTTCATGGCTTTTTGTAATATCATGATAACTCTTATTGAGCTTTCCATGCAACTCCTCTATCCTTCTGAATTTCCTAAATAATACCAGCAAAACACCGATAAGAATGATTAAGCTAATCACAATAATAACCAAAGTAGATATTACACTATTTACCTGCCTCTCCTTTAATTGATTTTCAGTACTTAGAAGTTTAATCTCGCTTTCATTTCTATCGTATTCGTATTCTGATTGAATCTTTGAAAGCACTTCAAAATTGGTACTCCTGATTAGGCTATCATTTAAAGAATGGTATTTCTTAAAATACATTAATGCTTTGGAATCATTTTTTAAACCATTGTAGGATTGTGATAATAAATCATATGCTTCCATTTCTAGGTTTACATCGGAAATGAGCTTAGAAATCCTCAAACATTCAAAGGCATATTTAATGGCACTTTCATATTCTCCTAGGAAATAATAACTATAAGATAAGTTATAGTTATCCATTTGAAGCTCCATTTGATTACCTACTTTGGTATGGTATTGAAGATTCTCTAGGAATAGCTCCATCCCCTTTTCAATCTGGTTATTCATGGCATAAAGCATCCCAATAGCCGTTCTATTTAAAGCTTCTCTATCAGTATTTGAAATACTTTTATTAATGGCTAATGCTTTCTTTGCATAAATTAATCCACTATCGTTTTGGCCTAAAAATTTAAAGGCGATGGCGGCATTATGATAAAAGGTTCCCTGATCAAAAAGGTTTTCACTCTCTTGTGCTAGTTTTAAACCCTTTTTACAAAACTCTAACTCCTTTTCATGATTTCCTTGATATTGATATACCTGACTGATATTATTATAAGAATCCATCAGAAACTTTTGGTCGCCTAGTAGTGACCCTATTTTATAAGCCTCATTATAATAATAGATGGCACTATCAAATATATAGAGCTGATGAAATGCATAGCCCAATTTGTCGTATCCAGAAACCAAAGCATTAGAATCTCCAATTTGAATCAAAAGCTTAATCAATTGATGTTGAGAAGGAAGATATTTCTTATTATAGCCCAGCTTACTTAAAATCCTATTATTTAATTGCAAAGCAGAAGCTTGTTGTTGTAATGTTCCTTCAATAGCATAAGCCTGCACCGATTTCCTTATATAAATCACAGCGCTATCATATAATTTCTCCTCAAAATAGTTCTGAGCTATTTCTTGCTGTATTTCAGCCATTTCAATAGGAGTAATTCGGGGATGTTGAAGGATAATCTTCAAGCTGTCAGTGATATTTGCTATTGAAAAGGAATGAATAGCAAATAAGAGGATGAAAAATATATGCGTCTTCTTCATAGGTAAGCAGGATAAAATTCTAAACGTCAAATATATGGAAAAATGCAAAAAGAAAAGCCCCTTATTCCTCTTTATATTTCTTGGATTGTCGAATGATAGATTCCTTATGTACCAATTGCAAGACCTTTAATAAAAAATTCTTGCTTATACCCTGATTTTCACCATTTTCCAGTCTGTCTAATAGAATATTCGACCATCGTTTGACCTGAAAAATAGCGATATTATTATTCACCTTATAATCGCCTACTTCATCTATAATTTTAAACCTTTGGGCTAAGGTTTCAATTAATACTCCATCCAGTTTGTCAATTTCTGATCGGTATTCTTCTAGTTTATGTTGGAAGTCATAATTCCCTTTTTGCCTTCTTACTACTAAACGTTCCAACATAATCCCCAGATTTTCCGGTGTAAGCTGCTGGGCAGCATCTGTGTATGCTTGTTCTGGATTGATATGACTTTCAATCATTAAACCATTCATATCTAAATCTAATGCTCGTTGAGCCACATCAAACAATAAGTCTCTTTTTCCAGCAATATGACTGGGGTCAACGATAATAGGTAATTCTGGAATTCTTCGTTTGAGTTCAATGGGAATCTCCCACATGGGTGCGTTTCGGTAAGGGGAGCGTTTCAGAAAATCGAATCCTCTATGAATTGCCATCAACTTATTAACTCCTGCCTGATTGATTCGTTCTAAAGCACCTACCCATAATGAAACATCAGGATTCAATGGATTTTTTACCATCACAGGAATATCAACCCCTTTTAACGCATCTGCAATTTCCTGCACAGAGAAAGGATTCACTACTGTTCTGGCACCCAACCACAATACATCAACACCATATTTTAAAGCCAATTCTACATGCTTAGGATGTGCCACCTCTGTTGCAGTTTTTAATGATGTTTCCGCTTTTACAGTTTGCAACCATTTTAAAGCCTCCTCTCCCATTCCTTCAAAAGAATTGGGCCGAGTTCTAGGCTTCCAAACTCCCGCTCTAAAAATCTTCACTTTCCCTATGGTATCAATCTCTTTTGCAGTAGCTATAGTTTGCTCCTCAGTTTCTGCACTACAAGGTCCACTAATATATAAGGGCTGGCGGCTCTCATTACACCATTCTTCTAAAGGTAAAATATCCAATTCATGACTCATGCTGCAAAAGTAGTGATAATTTGCAGTTTGTTTATAAAGCTAGTCTTCTTCGTTATAATTGCCTTAAAAATCTTCATTTACGAAAGTAAACTCTTATTTTTAAGGCTTCGCAAGCCTGGAATATAAACTTTGTAAATCAGACTCCGCGGATTATCACAGATTAACACAGATTTCAGCAAATGGTCAGCTTTGCTGACCATTTGCTAAGTAAAGTGTGAGGTTGCCCTGACTATTGCTCAGACGGAATTGTATTCCGTCGTTAGTTTTTTTTATAGCGTATATTCTGAGATTAGAGCATAGGTCGGCAAAGAAAGCAATTTCTTTTACTTGACACTCTAGCCAACCTGAAAATAAGGGTTTCATTACCTCGGGCTTTGCCTGCGGTTATTCATATTGAAGACCTTCTGCCTTCTTCTGCAACAGCTTGTAATTCTAGCTAAAGAAAACACCTATCTGGCTACTGCCACACGACAAGCGCATACGCTTATTTTGTCCGCGGATTATCACAAACCGAAGCGAGCTCACTGAAATCTGCGAAAATTAGCGGAATCAGTGGTTAGATTTTCTATTTATTTAAATTAGATATCGATTTTAAAGTGTGGATTTGCTCC
It encodes:
- a CDS encoding CapA family protein, translating into MKQILTWSLILVFLIGSFNSFAQKPDTVSIIGVGDVMLGTAYPLAKYLPPNDDCSPLLSEVKGILQDADVTFGNLEGCFLNEGPTTKNCKDTLKCYAFRMPDRYAPCLSDAGFTVMSLANNHSGDFGMKARKNTMRLLDSVGIHYGGLEIKPTAEFEIDGVKYGFVAFAPIRATLDMLNLRMASEKVADLKSRNDIVIVSFHGGAEGREHEHVTRETEEFYGEDRGNVYEFAHLMVDAGADIIFGHGPHVARAIEVYKDRFIAYSLGNFCTYARFNLSGPNGLAPIVKVYTNTEGEFLHGKIFSAQQIGEGGATLDSRNRAVKKLQTLTQQDFPEGKLNILDDGSVLLK
- a CDS encoding bifunctional 2-polyprenyl-6-hydroxyphenol methylase/3-demethylubiquinol 3-O-methyltransferase UbiG, whose product is MASFQTAERHSAKVITDNVLHQRHMIAYDQAAQLVSGHILEVGCGEGYGMELLAPKATKYMAIDKYNTPIDPQLPDFSKITFQQMNVPPFDGIEDNTFDFIVSFQVIEHIEDDDFFSRELFRVLKPGGKLILTTPNIKMSLTRNPWHIREYKPEELFDLLNGIFHKVEMKGIFGNEKVMEYYEANKKSVRKFTRFDVLNLQYKLPRSILQIPYDILNRMNRKKLHKGNTGLSTTVKLNDYYLADANDQCLDLFMIAQKKED
- a CDS encoding DUF2723 domain-containing protein; the encoded protein is MTLNYKKFNNIIGWVIFAIATVVYVLTLEPTTSWWDCGEYISTAYKLEVGHPPGAPFFQLLGRFFTLFAFGNTQYVAYMINLMSALSSSFTILLLYWTITRFARKLTSGEMTDNKAYAIFASGIIGALAFTFTDSFWFSAVEGEVYAMSSLFTAVVFWAILKWEEVSDTPYAYRWLILIAYMVGLSIGVHLLNLLAIPAITYVVYFKKYKKVDLKGFVLAGLIGVIILSFIMYLIIPMTVKMAGSFELFFVNSIGLPFNSGSFIFIITLIAAIAWAWMFTYKRRYQIAHIAVIGLTFIMIGYSSFFILAIRANANPPINENDPKDAISLLSYLLREQYGSWPLGHGQYYNADVTEWKDGTPVYVRDENTGKYVITDKREQSEPQYNPELSSVFPRMWSNTKPEHISIYKNYLTSKGRAVRVMGADGQEKIEYKPSFGDNLRFFFQYQLGHSYFRYFMWNFVGRQNDIESQPNIRNGNWISGIEFIDAMRLGNQSELPFAAQNPARNTFYFLPLILGLIGFIFHFNKNMKDFWVVFLLFVMTGIAIIVYLNVTPYQPRERDYAYVGSYYAFAIWIGLGVFALIDALSKKMNMRMATAGVFAVTLVAVPGLLASEGWDDHDRSGKTTARDFAINYLESCEPNAILFVNGDNDTFPLWYIQEVEGIRTDIRVVNYMLSSGPWYVHQLQRKIYDSEKVPLSIEPEKYNKGVNSYVPIYPKVEGTFELRQIVDFIKSDDPSTKLGTQRGDKMNYIPTRKVKLTLDKEYLINAGLVPADKVDEVPEALEWNLSGSAIYKNDLMLLDLIATNNWERPIYFANPNAVRKVLGLGDYMHLEGFVYRLLPYKADGLIKGMGGVNAEKAYDLLVNKANWGNLYKDDVTIDRESSRNSGIPKNNFLRVAEVLIEQGKMEKAIKALDTYQKNYPHHKVNYDMYMLPYAEAYYKAGAIEKGNEVVEILYDYFVDELNYINSLSPEYKKLLLQDQQTALGVLQRMAQSTRQYKQLDISTKIDSTFKEEINFY
- the hisS gene encoding histidine--tRNA ligase: MAQQKPSIPKGTRDFNPNEMARRNYIFDTIRKHFKRYGFSAIETPAMENLSTLMGKYGEEGDKLLFKILNSGDFLSKVSEDQLNKRNSNKLTTKISEKGLRYDLTVPFARFVVQHRNELTFPFKRYQIQPVWRADRPQKGRYREFYQCDADMIGSTSLLNEVDLVSLIDDVFQDLKINVSIKLNNRKILSGIAEFVGEADKIIDITVAIDKLDKVGLEGVNKEMEVKGVSPKAIEQLQPIINLSGTNAEKLQKLKELLASSEIGVKGVEEMTTVLDYLEGLEVKNEVELDLTLARGLNYYTGTIFEVKALDVAIGSITGGGRYDDLTGIFGMPDVSGVGISFGADRIYDVLNELDLYPEHTEDSVQVFFVNFGSDEEKYCLPLVSKLRKNGINAELYPSSAKMKKQMKYANDKNVPFVVMIGGDEMEKNVLSVKNMETGEQCNMTMEELIKLASK